GAGCGCGTCCTCGTAGCGCTTCTCGTCGTACGCGAGGCTGCCGCGGGCGACAAAAACGGAGGCCTCGCCCTGCTGGGCCCAGGCCGAAGTGGTCAGGTACGTGAGAAGGACGAGGGAACACAGTACGGCCAGGGCCAGGCCGGTCGATTGACATCGGAGGTCCCTCGTTCCTTGCAGCTGCTGGCGCTGCATGGGCCCCCCTAAGAACGGTTAGATAGTTAGGGACGAGTAAAGGACTGAACGCATAGCCTCCTTCAGGTATCAGCCGGCTCCCAGTTTGTCAAGATATTCGTGCGCCTGCCTCCTTGACCTCGGGCTGGCCAAGTCTTACGCTAGGGCGGCCTATTACCCCCGTCCTCCAAGGCCCAGCCAGCGGGAGGTCCGGACATGACGTGCGCTCGGTGCCAGAAGAACAACCCCCTCGGCGCGCGATTCTGCGGTGCTTGCGGCACCCGGTTTGATGAACCCTGCCCAGCCTGCGGGCTTGCGAATCCGCCCGAGAATCGGTTCTGTCATGCGTGCGGCCTCTCGTTGGCGACCGGGGAGGTGAGGACGCGGGATGCCTCCCCTCGTTCCTATACCCCAAAGCACCTAGCCGACAAGATCCTCAGCACGCGCACAGCGCTCGAGGGCGAGCGGAAGCAGGTGACCGTGCTCTTCGCAGACATCGAGGACTTCACCGGGCTTGCCGGGCGTCTGGACCCCGAAGACGTGCACCTCCTCATGGATGAGGTCTTCGCGATCCTTCTGGAATCCGTCCATCGTTATGAGGGTACCGTCAATCAGTTTCTGGGCGACGGGATCATGGCGCTGTTTGGCGCGCCCGTAGCTCTCGAGGATCATGCGGTGCGAGCGGTGGGGGCAGCGCTCGACATCCACGACACCATCACGGCGCGAGCCGACGACTTCCGGACGCGCTTCGGTCACAGCCCGGCGCTCCGCATCGGCCTCAACTCCGGCCGCGTCGTGGTAGGGAAGATCGGCGATGACTTACGGATGGACTACACTGCACAGGGCGACACGGTCAACCTGGCCGCGCGCCTTCAGCAACTAGCCGAGGTGGGCACGGTGGCCATGGGGCCGGCGACGCACAGGCTGGTGGCTGATTCGGTCGAATGCGTTTCACTCGGCGCTTTCGCAGTAAAGGGCAGGGCGACGCCCATCGAGGTCTTCCGGCCCATTCAGATGCTCGAGCGGGGAGCGCTGTTGGGCATCTCGCCGACATCCGGATTGTCGCCGTTTGTGGGCCGGGAGGAAGAGCTGGCCGTCCTCCTCGAGATGTTCACTGCGGTGCGCGGGGGAGACTTTCAGACCGCCATCGTGACCGGCGAGGCGGGCGGCGGCAAGTCGCGACTCCTGCTCGAATTCAGGCGCCGGATCGACCACCCGGGGCTGCGGTGGTTCGTCGGGCACTGTGTGCCGTACGGGCGGTCGACTCCGTATCGGCCCATTGTGAAAATGCTCCGTGCGGCATGCGGCTTTCGTGAGAACGACTCGCCGGAGGCGGCTGCCCGAGCATTGGGCACGCTGCTGACTCCCTTGGGCGAGCGGCGCCAGGAGGTCGAGCCGGTGCTCCGGTACGTGCTCGGGCTCCAAGCCGCGGACACGGAACTGGCCCCCCTGTCCGCCGTTGACCGCCGGGCGGCCATCACCAGGGCACTGGACGCGGTCATCGAGGTGCTCGGGGCAGCGGGCCCGCTGGTCCTCGTCTGGGAGGACTGCCAGTGGCTCGACCCGGTTAGCGCGGAGTATCTCGCGCTGATCTCGCAGCGCTTGCCTCCTGGTCCGATCCTCTTCGTCCTGACCTTCCGCCCGGACGAGGCGACGGAACTGGCGGGACGTGCCGTCGGCGAGCGCGTCTTGCTCCGGCCCTTGAGTCCCCCCCAGGCCCAGACACTCGCCACCTATCTGGCCGGAGGACAGCTGTCGCCCGAATTGGTCACCCTCGTCGTGGATCGCGCGGGCGGCAATCCGCTCTTCATCGAAGAGGTGACGCGCTCACTAGTGGAGTCCGGCGCGGAGAGCATACCACCGACCGTTGAGGCCCTTCTCAAGGCTCGCATCGACCGGCTTGTCCCCAATCTCAAAGCGGCGCTGTGCACAGCCGCCGTGATCGGTCAGGAGTTCTCGAAGGCACTGCTGGAGCGGGTGCTGGACGACCCCAGCGACCTCGGAGCGACGATGCAGGAGCTCGTGAGCCTCGGGCTGATTACGGAGTCAGAGAGAACGACCGATGTCTTCCGGTTCCGCCAGCCGCTGCTTCAGGAGGTGGCCTACGAGGGCTGGCTCACGCATCGCCGCAATGCACTGCACAAGCTGATCGGTGAGACGATCGAGCAGATTTACCCGCACCGGCTGTTTGAGCACCTCGAGAAGCTGGCGCGGCACTTTACACGCTCGGAAGAGTGGGCTCGCGCCGTCCACTACGACCGGGCATCGGGTCGGAAGGCCACCACGCTGTGCGCGAATCGGGAAGCGATTCGGCGCTTCGAGCGAGCGAACGAGATGCTCCAGCGGCTGCCAGAGAGCCTGGAACGGGCCGGCCAGGCCATCGATATCCGCCTCGACCTGTGTTCCCCGAACCTCCAGCTCGGACGACTTGACGAGGTGTTGCGACTCTGCCGGGAAGCGGAGCCGCTGGCCAAGGCGCTGGGCGACCAACCGAGGCTAGCCCACGTGTACTCGCATTTGAGCAACTACCACTATCTCAAGGGCGAGCCCGACACGGCCACCGAGTACGGGCAGTTGTGCCTCACTATGTCCGGCGGCGCAAGCAACCCGTCGGTGCCGCACGCGCCCCGGCAGTATCTGGGAACGAGCTACCACGTTCTTGGGCGGTTTCAGGAAGCCACGGCGATTCTCAAGGAGCACATCGAGGCCATAGAGCATGGAGAGGAGTTCAAGCGTTTCGGACCCGACAATCTCTCCTATGTCTCCTCGTGCGGGTGGCTGGCCTTCACGCTCTCAGAGCTCGGGGACTTTCCGCGGGCCCACGAGATGGCCGCACGAGGCCACCAGGCCGCCGCCATGGCCAGGCACGCGTACGTGCAGGCCATCGCCACGACCTTCGCCGGCCTCGTCTGGCACACTCAGGGAGACATCGGCCGGGCTTTTCCGATTCTCAGGCAAAGTCTCAACATCTGTCTCGAGCACCAGCTGGTTGTGTGGCGCCCTATCGCGGGCGCGCTGCTGGGGCATGCCTCTGTGCTGCTTGGCCAAGTTTCAGATGGGCTCGACCTGCTCACCGAAGCGGCTGGGCTGACGGAGCAGTTGCAGGTCCGGGCATACCGGGCCCTCTGGGCTGGGCGCCTGGCGGAGGCGCTTTTGGTAGCGGGTCAGCTCCCGAAGGCCCACGAGACTGCCCGCCGCGCGCTGGAACTGGCCGTACAGCACAAGGAAGCAGGCAACCACGCCCGCGCGCTCGTCGTCCTCGGGACAATCTGTCTGCGACTTGGCCCGGCCACGTTTGACCAGGCTCACGACTACCTCCAGCAAGGACTCATTGAGTCCGAGCAGCTCCACATGCGCCCGCTTCTCGCGCGCTGCTACGACACCCTCGGGCGGCTGGCAAGCGAACGGGGTGATTCCGCGGCGGCCTCGCCCTTCCACGAAAGGTCGATCACAATCCAGAGGGAGCTAGGTTTGAATGCGTGGTGGGCGGCGCTCTTGATTCCGCCTCTATCGGTGGAGAAGCGGCCGGCAGACCTACGGCGATACCCGCGAACCGTCGTTGCGTGGCCGGTCACGGTTAAAACGGACCAACGAAGCTTCCGCCTGTTGACAGCGAACGTGAGCCAGCTTGGAGCGAAAGTCCCATTTGGCGAGCCTCTGGAAATTGGCACCCCGGCCCAGCTTCACTTCCAGCCTCCCGACGGGCGACCACTTGATGTGCAGGCCAGGGTGTCGCGCGCAGACTCTGACGGGCTGGTTTTTGCCTTCGCCAGCGCTCTGGGCGAAGGAGTCTTGCTCTCTTCGGAGCCCCCCTCGAGCGGCGCGGTCGTCGGGTGAGAAGTTCTAGGTGCAGTCTTCTCATGGTTTGAGGGGAGGCCCTATGAAGATTCCCGATGGTACCATCCCGCCGAGGATCCAGACGAGCAGCCGACCGTTCCGCCACACTCTTCTTGACACGACCTCGACAGCGCGCCGAATGTCATAATAGTCGGCGATGTTTCGTCTCGCGGTCGCCCTGTCCGTCCTCGCCGTCGCGCTCGCCGTCGCTTTCGACATCGCGACGCTCGTGCCCCACACGACCGTCCGGGTCACGTCGGTCGATGGCCGGCAGGCGATCGTTCCCCTGCAGGTGCCTAAGGCGTATGTGTGGGCCGATCCCAAGCTGGTCCGGACGTTGCTCGCCTCGGAGGTCTCCATCGCCAATCCGACGGCCGCGGGAGGGTTTGCGCCCGACGGGGTCTCGGCGGATCAGATCAAGGAGGTCGTGGTGGTACGGGGTCCCGACTATTGGTGGTGGGCGGACTCGCAGTTGACGGGTCCCGCGGTCGTGCTCGTCGTGTCGCTCTGGCTCGGGTTCTTCGTCCTGCGCCGGGTGGTGCGGCGGGTGGCGAGCTGAGCTGCCAGCGGGTTTAGCGGATCGCGAGCAGCGCCCGGAACTCTTCCAGCTCCGCGCGCGGAACATCGGGCCGGTCACGAAGCTTCGCGTAGACACGCGCGGGATCTTCCTCGACGGCCCGGCTCACCTTCGCAAAGAGCTTCACGATGCCCCGGGCTTCTCGATCGGCCTTGTTTTGGGCGATAGCGCTCCCGAGCTTGAGCACGCCACTCAAGATCCGGCTGTCGAGCTTGACGAAGCTGGCCACAACGCTCTTGACCAGAACCCGGCCTGGAGCTCCCGGGACGTACTGATAGTCGATGATCAGAAGCACCTCGCCATGGATCGCCGGCAGCAGCGCCATGTTATGCTGGCCACGCGTATAGATGACGCGCGTCCCGTCCGTCGCGTAGACCACCCAGAGCCGCCCCGTCGTCCCCCACCCTTCGTCAAAGAAGAGCCCCTCCGCCGTCGGCCAGATGCGCAGGCGCGTGATCCGGAGCGCCTGGGTCACATGGGTGGTGAAGGCGAGGTGATTCAGAAGATACTCAAAGATGTCGCGGCGGGCCAGGAACGGTTCCGCCTCGACGCGCGTCGCGATGGACGCGCCGGCGGCGACGCCGGTGAGCCGGCTGCGCTCGGCCGCCGGGATGTCCGGGGGCAGGCTCAGGACTGTGGAGTCGGCCGCGTCGTTCGATGCGGTCAGCAGGAGCGTCAGCCACACGGCCCCTGCGAGCGTCACGGTGACCCGGCGTGTCATCAGTTCCCCTTGGGGATTCCCGCGGCGCGAAGCCTGAGCGTCAGCCACTCCTGATTGAACATCACGTGCTTGACCGCGGGGGCCCAGCTCTCCTGAGTCCGGTACACCAGGTGGTACGTGCCGTCCGCCGCCCGGATCAGCGCCGGGTAGGAGAAGCGCAGGTCCGGCGCGCTCTCGAAGTCCCAAATCTTCGTGAAGCGCCGGCTGTTCCGCGAGTACGCCAGGCTGAGCGGGGTACGCTCCGTCGGAGAATCGTTGTACGCGAGGAGGATTCCCCCGTCGCCCGTGTTCACCGCGGCGACCGCCGAGTTCGAGTTTGGGAGCGCCAGTGCTTCGGGCTGGCTCCACCTGTCGCTCGCCTGGTCGTATTCGGACCTGAGCACGTGGGGCACGCGCGGGCTGGCCGACCTCAAGTAGGCGACGACCCGCCGCGGCTCGGCCCACACGAGCGCGGGCTGGAGATGATCGCCGCCCGGAATGCGGCGCGACTCGACCCCTTCGATTGCGCCGCGGTTGATTTTCAGCTCGAGGACGTAGCCGTGCGTGCCGAACAGCTCGTGATACACGGGGAGCAGGACGCGGCCGTCCGAGCCCAACGCCAGCGCGCTGTTCCTCGGCAGGTTGCCCCAGCCCGCCACCAGCCGACGGCTGGAGCCCCAGGTTTTTCCCAGGTCATGGGAAACCTTGTAGTCCACGTGTGAGCCGCTCCAGCCGAGCGGGGCGTCCACGGCGGCGTAGAAGAGCCAGAGGTAGCGCTGGTGATCGAGGAACAGAACCGGATTCCCCAAGGTCAGATTCTTGAGCCATGAGCCCCGCGCGCGCTCCCCGCGCTGCACGACCGGCCGCGGCCGCTCCCAGCTGCGGGAGCCGGGACCGGAGCGGCTGCAATAGATCTGCACATCCCTCGCCGTCTCCGGACTCCCCCCCGACCAGCATGCGAGGACGGTGCCGTCGGGAAGCGCGGCGAGCGTCGGCGCCTGATTCGAAAGCAGGATGCCCGGCGCGATCGTCCACTGCCACTCGTACCGCGGCTCAGCGAAGGCAGGCCCCGCCAGACAGGCCACGCCCAAGAGCGCCAGCAGGCAGAAGCGCTCACGCACGGTCGTGCAGAGGTAAGGCCCGACAGTGCGCTTCGCTCTGGCCGAAAGCCCCGTCGAGCAGCCGGGACACCTCGAGCGCCGTTCGCCTCCAGGTGAAGGCCGCGACCCGCCGCAGGCCCCGCTGCCGGAGATCCTCGCGAAGGTCGTTATCGGTCAGCGTACGGTACATGGCGTCCGCCAAACCGAGAGCATCGTAGGGGTCGACCATGAGGGCGGCGTCTCCCGCGACCTCAGGCAGCGAGGACGCGCTGGCCGTGATGACGGGCGTCCCACAGGCCATCGCTTCGAGCACGGGGAGGCCGAACCCTTCACCGAGCGAAGGGAGCACGAGGCACGCGGCATCCGAGTAGAGCTGGCGAAGACTGTCCTCGCCCGTGTAGCCCGCGAATGCGACGGCATCGCGAAGTCCGAGGCTCTCGATCCGTTCTCGCAGGAGTCGCGCATGGGCCGGGCGGCCTTCCCCGCGGATGATCAGCCTGCACGGAAGACGCCGGCGAAGCAGCGCAAAGGCATCGAGAAGGCGCGGGAGGTTCTTATGCGGCAGCAGATTGCCGACGTACAGGATATACGGATCCTGCCGAGTCCGCGGCGACGAGTTGGGCCGGCTGCAGAAGAACGCGCTCGAGTCGTATCCCGGATAGATGACCTTGACCTTGCCGGCGGGAACGTCATAGTGGTCGAGAATATCACTGCGCGTGTGCTCGGAGTCCGCAATCACGAGGCGCGAATCATGGAGGATCCGCGGAACGAGGAAGCGAAAGTAGTACTGCTGGCGCGGGTATTCAGGCGGGAACCTCAGAGGCAATAGATCGTGAACCACCGTGACCTGAGGAACCGGCGAGCGCAGGACCCCTTCCGGTACGGTGTTCAGAAGCCCCTGCGCGCGGGTCTTCGACAGCCACAGCCGGAGCGCGCCCTGAAGCCACAAGAGGCGGATGAGGTGTCCCCGAGCTCCATAGTCCGGGCGTGTGGCCCGGGGCACTCTCCCTGTCCTGGCTCGAAGGGATCCGAATGCGCCGCCGGAAGACGTGTAAACGAAGAAGTCGTTGCGGATCTCGTCCAGCGCGCGGATGAGCTTGATGGAATAGATGCCGAGTCCGGTTGGGTTGCCTCCGACGATGGACGCGTTGATCGCCAGCCTGGCGTCAGCCGTCATCGCCGTCCCGGTGACTCGATCGGGGAGCGCGGGCCCTCCGGTAGATCGCCGCCGTTGCCTCCACCATGAGCCCGATTCCGAATTCCTCGAGGGCGCGCCGCCGGCCGGCCTCGCCCATCGCTCTGCGCCGAGCAGGGTCGGAGATGAGCGACAGGATCGCATCCGCCAGCGCGGCGCTGTCGTTGGGAGGCACCAGGAGGCCGGTCTTGCCGTGGGTCACGACGTCACGATGGCCGGGCACGTCGGTGGCGACGACAGCGAGGCCGGAGCACATCGCTTCGACGAGAGACAAGGGCAGCCCCTCCTTCTGCGATGCGCTGACGTACAGATCGAGGACGGGGTAGACCCGGGCCGGGTTCTCCAAGAAGCCGGTGAAGATGACGCGGTCCTGCAGGCCCATGTCGAACGCCAACCGCCGGATCCGCTCCTCTTCCGTACCGGCCCCCACCAGGAGGAGGGTCGCCCGCGGGAGGCGCCCGACCAGCCGGTGGAACGCCGCCAGGAGAACGTCAAGCCGCTTGATCGGGTCGAAGCGGCTGATGCATCCGAGTACAATGTCGTCCGCGCCAAGTCCCAATGTCTCGCGGCGGACGGGAGATCCCGAAGTCGCTCGACCGGTCTCCTCAAGAGCAATGCCGTTGACGACGACCGCGTTCTGCTCGGCTTTGAAGAGCCGGAGGCTGAGCCCCTCGACGCTTTGGGAGGCGGACACGTTGATGATCGTGCGGCTGAGGCGCGAGAGCCGCCGCTCGAGTGCCAGGTAGAGCCACCGGCCTATCCGCGAGTAGCTGGCGTAGTGAATGCCGTGGAAGGTATGGACGGCCGACACCCCCGCCCACCAAGCGGCCAGCCGGCCGTAGAAGCCCGGCCCTTTGCCGTGGGTGTGGACAACCGCGATGTCGAATTGACGGATCAGGCGAATGGCGAGCAGTAGGTGACGGAGGCTCAAGCGGCTCGGCGGGAACTCCACGACTCGGAGCCCGAGAGCCTGGAAGCGTTCGAAGAAGATCCCGTCGCGCGGTGCGCCGACCACCACCTCGAACTCGCTCTTGGGAAGCTCGCGCACGAAGTCATAGACCTGCTTCGGGCCACCGCCGGGGGTGGAGGTGGGCAGCAGCTCGAGGACGGCGATGCGGCCGCTCATGTGAGCCAGGGGCTTCTGCCTCCCCAGCTCCGCGTGGAGATCGCCTGTTCAGCCATTACGTGGTGCCGAAGGGGGGATTCGTTCGGGCGCGAACTGGAGAATCCTTCCGTTACGGCGAGTCTGCCAAGCTTTATAGGTACTTCGGTCTGTCGGACAAGTGACATGGAGTAGCTCCTCGATAGCGCAGTTCAGCCTCGGTGTACTCCCATTTTACTCCCGGTCCATACTCAGCCGGGTCATGGCCTCAAGTTCACGGGGCGAGGCCGAGACGGAGGGTATGTGAGGCGACTTACATTACCCCTCGACGCCGAT
This genomic window from Candidatus Rokuibacteriota bacterium contains:
- a CDS encoding glycosyltransferase family 4 protein gives rise to the protein MSGRIAVLELLPTSTPGGGPKQVYDFVRELPKSEFEVVVGAPRDGIFFERFQALGLRVVEFPPSRLSLRHLLLAIRLIRQFDIAVVHTHGKGPGFYGRLAAWWAGVSAVHTFHGIHYASYSRIGRWLYLALERRLSRLSRTIINVSASQSVEGLSLRLFKAEQNAVVVNGIALEETGRATSGSPVRRETLGLGADDIVLGCISRFDPIKRLDVLLAAFHRLVGRLPRATLLLVGAGTEEERIRRLAFDMGLQDRVIFTGFLENPARVYPVLDLYVSASQKEGLPLSLVEAMCSGLAVVATDVPGHRDVVTHGKTGLLVPPNDSAALADAILSLISDPARRRAMGEAGRRRALEEFGIGLMVEATAAIYRRARAPRSSHRDGDDG
- a CDS encoding adenylate/guanylate cyclase domain-containing protein: MRTRDASPRSYTPKHLADKILSTRTALEGERKQVTVLFADIEDFTGLAGRLDPEDVHLLMDEVFAILLESVHRYEGTVNQFLGDGIMALFGAPVALEDHAVRAVGAALDIHDTITARADDFRTRFGHSPALRIGLNSGRVVVGKIGDDLRMDYTAQGDTVNLAARLQQLAEVGTVAMGPATHRLVADSVECVSLGAFAVKGRATPIEVFRPIQMLERGALLGISPTSGLSPFVGREEELAVLLEMFTAVRGGDFQTAIVTGEAGGGKSRLLLEFRRRIDHPGLRWFVGHCVPYGRSTPYRPIVKMLRAACGFRENDSPEAAARALGTLLTPLGERRQEVEPVLRYVLGLQAADTELAPLSAVDRRAAITRALDAVIEVLGAAGPLVLVWEDCQWLDPVSAEYLALISQRLPPGPILFVLTFRPDEATELAGRAVGERVLLRPLSPPQAQTLATYLAGGQLSPELVTLVVDRAGGNPLFIEEVTRSLVESGAESIPPTVEALLKARIDRLVPNLKAALCTAAVIGQEFSKALLERVLDDPSDLGATMQELVSLGLITESERTTDVFRFRQPLLQEVAYEGWLTHRRNALHKLIGETIEQIYPHRLFEHLEKLARHFTRSEEWARAVHYDRASGRKATTLCANREAIRRFERANEMLQRLPESLERAGQAIDIRLDLCSPNLQLGRLDEVLRLCREAEPLAKALGDQPRLAHVYSHLSNYHYLKGEPDTATEYGQLCLTMSGGASNPSVPHAPRQYLGTSYHVLGRFQEATAILKEHIEAIEHGEEFKRFGPDNLSYVSSCGWLAFTLSELGDFPRAHEMAARGHQAAAMARHAYVQAIATTFAGLVWHTQGDIGRAFPILRQSLNICLEHQLVVWRPIAGALLGHASVLLGQVSDGLDLLTEAAGLTEQLQVRAYRALWAGRLAEALLVAGQLPKAHETARRALELAVQHKEAGNHARALVVLGTICLRLGPATFDQAHDYLQQGLIESEQLHMRPLLARCYDTLGRLASERGDSAAASPFHERSITIQRELGLNAWWAALLIPPLSVEKRPADLRRYPRTVVAWPVTVKTDQRSFRLLTANVSQLGAKVPFGEPLEIGTPAQLHFQPPDGRPLDVQARVSRADSDGLVFAFASALGEGVLLSSEPPSSGAVVG
- a CDS encoding sialidase family protein, which gives rise to MRERFCLLALLGVACLAGPAFAEPRYEWQWTIAPGILLSNQAPTLAALPDGTVLACWSGGSPETARDVQIYCSRSGPGSRSWERPRPVVQRGERARGSWLKNLTLGNPVLFLDHQRYLWLFYAAVDAPLGWSGSHVDYKVSHDLGKTWGSSRRLVAGWGNLPRNSALALGSDGRVLLPVYHELFGTHGYVLELKINRGAIEGVESRRIPGGDHLQPALVWAEPRRVVAYLRSASPRVPHVLRSEYDQASDRWSQPEALALPNSNSAVAAVNTGDGGILLAYNDSPTERTPLSLAYSRNSRRFTKIWDFESAPDLRFSYPALIRAADGTYHLVYRTQESWAPAVKHVMFNQEWLTLRLRAAGIPKGN
- a CDS encoding glycosyltransferase family 1 protein; protein product: MTADARLAINASIVGGNPTGLGIYSIKLIRALDEIRNDFFVYTSSGGAFGSLRARTGRVPRATRPDYGARGHLIRLLWLQGALRLWLSKTRAQGLLNTVPEGVLRSPVPQVTVVHDLLPLRFPPEYPRQQYYFRFLVPRILHDSRLVIADSEHTRSDILDHYDVPAGKVKVIYPGYDSSAFFCSRPNSSPRTRQDPYILYVGNLLPHKNLPRLLDAFALLRRRLPCRLIIRGEGRPAHARLLRERIESLGLRDAVAFAGYTGEDSLRQLYSDAACLVLPSLGEGFGLPVLEAMACGTPVITASASSLPEVAGDAALMVDPYDALGLADAMYRTLTDNDLREDLRQRGLRRVAAFTWRRTALEVSRLLDGAFGQSEAHCRALPLHDRA